From a region of the Fischerella sp. JS2 genome:
- a CDS encoding DUF2358 domain-containing protein, whose product MDIMQILKEDYQRFPANQTYSIYAEDVYFQDQVFRFRGIQLYKLMIKFIETFFLNPKMDLHDLQKEGDTIKTKWTLSWNSPLPWKPRISIPGWSELRLNCDGLIISHIDYWNCSRLDVIKQHFSAKQSIM is encoded by the coding sequence ATGGATATTATGCAAATCCTTAAAGAGGACTATCAAAGATTTCCAGCAAATCAAACTTACAGCATCTACGCTGAAGACGTTTATTTTCAAGACCAAGTATTTAGATTTAGGGGTATTCAGCTATACAAGCTGATGATCAAATTTATTGAGACTTTTTTTTTAAATCCCAAGATGGATTTGCACGATCTCCAAAAAGAAGGAGACACTATTAAAACTAAGTGGACACTCAGTTGGAATAGTCCCCTGCCCTGGAAACCACGTATTTCTATCCCTGGTTGGAGTGAATTGCGCCTCAACTGTGACGGTTTGATCATTTCTCACATAGATTATTGGAATTGTTCGCGTCTAGATGTAATCAAACAGCATTTCTCTGCCAAACAATCGATAATGTAA
- a CDS encoding TRC40/GET3/ArsA family transport-energizing ATPase, with amino-acid sequence MRVILMTGKGGVGKTSVAAATGLRCAELGYRTLVLSTDPAHSLADSFDLELEHAPRLIRPNLWGAELDALQELEGNWGAVKRYITQVLQARGLDGVQAEELAVLPGMDEIFGLVRMKRHYDEGDFDVLIIDSAPTGTALRLLSLPEVSGWYMRRFYKPFQNISVALRPLVEPLFKPIAGFSLPDKEVMDAPYEFYQQIEALEKVLTDNNQTSVRLVTNPEKMVIKESLRAHAYLSLYNVATDLVVANRIIPNEVQDSFFQRWKENQQQYRQEIHENFHPLPVKEVPLFSEEMCGLAALERLKETLYQDEDPTQVYYKENTIKVVQDKNQYSLELYLPGIPKNQIQLSKTGDELNITIGNHRRNLVLPQALAALQPAGAKMEEDYLKIRFAEAGNT; translated from the coding sequence ATGCGCGTAATTTTGATGACCGGAAAAGGCGGTGTAGGTAAAACTTCCGTGGCCGCCGCCACTGGACTGCGTTGTGCAGAACTTGGTTATCGTACTCTGGTTTTGAGTACAGACCCCGCCCACTCTTTGGCAGATAGTTTTGATCTGGAACTAGAACACGCCCCTCGCCTAATTCGTCCGAACTTGTGGGGTGCGGAACTGGATGCACTACAAGAATTAGAAGGAAATTGGGGTGCTGTCAAGCGCTATATTACCCAAGTTTTGCAGGCGCGAGGTTTGGATGGGGTACAAGCGGAAGAATTGGCAGTTTTACCAGGCATGGATGAGATTTTTGGCTTGGTACGAATGAAACGCCATTACGACGAAGGCGATTTTGATGTTTTGATTATCGATTCCGCCCCGACTGGTACAGCATTACGGCTGCTGAGTTTACCAGAGGTCAGTGGTTGGTATATGCGCCGCTTTTACAAACCGTTTCAAAATATTTCTGTGGCCCTTAGACCTTTGGTTGAACCTCTGTTTAAACCGATCGCGGGTTTTTCTTTACCAGATAAAGAGGTAATGGATGCACCTTATGAGTTCTACCAACAAATTGAAGCATTAGAAAAAGTCTTAACTGACAATAATCAAACCTCAGTGCGTCTGGTCACCAACCCAGAAAAAATGGTAATTAAAGAATCTCTCCGTGCCCATGCCTATCTTAGTTTATATAATGTCGCCACAGATTTAGTTGTTGCTAATCGCATTATTCCTAACGAAGTCCAGGACTCATTTTTCCAGCGATGGAAAGAGAATCAACAGCAATATCGTCAGGAAATTCACGAAAACTTCCATCCCTTACCTGTGAAAGAAGTACCTCTTTTCTCGGAAGAAATGTGCGGTCTAGCAGCACTAGAACGTCTCAAAGAAACACTTTACCAAGATGAAGATCCAACTCAGGTTTACTATAAGGAGAACACAATCAAAGTCGTGCAAGATAAAAATCAATACAGTTTGGAATTGTATTTACCTGGTATTCCTAAAAACCAAATTCAACTCAGTAAAACGGGCGATGAGTTAAATATTACTATCGGTAATCATCGCCGTAATTTGGTCTTACCGCAAGCATTAGCAGCACTACAACCAGCCGGAGCAAAAATGGAAGAAGATTATTTAAAAATTCGCTTTGCTGAGGCTGGTAATACTTAA